A single genomic interval of Mycolicibacterium sp. MU0053 harbors:
- a CDS encoding pyridoxal phosphate-dependent aminotransferase has protein sequence MDVWLAAAERQRSHGDLVNLSAGQPSAGAPEPVRAAAAAALAANQLGYTVALGIPELREAIARSYDSAHGIAVDPADVVITTGSSGGFLLAFLACFDVGDRVLVSSPGYPCYRNILSALGCEVVDIACGPDTRFQPTVAMVAAAHAEAPLSGVVVASPANPTGTVIPPAELAAIAAWCDETGVRLISDEVYHGLVYPGAPATSCAWSTSRNAVVANSFSKYYAMTGWRLGWLLVPESLQRAVDRLTGNFTICPPVLSQVAAVAAFTPESVAESEGHLVHYSANRTRLLDGLRAIGLDRLAPTDGAFYVYADVSEFTTDSLGFCEKLLADTGVAIAPGIDFDPVRGGTYVRLSFAGPTSDIDEAVGRIGEWLR, from the coding sequence ATGGACGTCTGGCTGGCGGCAGCCGAGCGGCAGCGCAGCCACGGCGACCTGGTCAACCTGTCGGCTGGCCAGCCCAGCGCCGGGGCACCCGAGCCGGTGCGCGCCGCCGCGGCCGCCGCACTGGCGGCCAACCAGCTCGGCTACACCGTGGCCCTGGGCATTCCCGAATTGCGCGAGGCGATCGCCCGCTCCTACGACAGCGCCCACGGCATTGCCGTGGACCCCGCGGACGTGGTGATCACGACGGGATCCTCCGGCGGCTTCCTGCTCGCCTTCCTGGCCTGCTTCGACGTCGGCGACCGGGTGCTGGTCAGCAGCCCCGGTTATCCCTGCTACCGCAACATCCTGTCGGCGCTGGGCTGCGAGGTGGTCGACATCGCGTGCGGCCCCGACACCCGCTTCCAGCCGACCGTTGCGATGGTGGCCGCGGCCCATGCCGAGGCGCCGCTGTCCGGGGTCGTCGTCGCCAGCCCGGCCAACCCGACCGGGACGGTGATCCCGCCGGCCGAACTGGCCGCGATCGCTGCCTGGTGCGACGAGACCGGGGTACGGCTGATCAGCGACGAGGTCTACCACGGCCTGGTGTACCCGGGCGCCCCGGCAACCAGCTGCGCCTGGAGCACGTCTCGAAATGCCGTGGTGGCCAACAGCTTTTCGAAGTACTACGCGATGACCGGCTGGCGGCTGGGCTGGCTGCTGGTGCCCGAGTCGCTGCAGCGGGCGGTGGACCGACTGACCGGGAACTTCACCATCTGCCCGCCGGTGCTGTCCCAGGTTGCGGCCGTCGCGGCGTTCACCCCGGAGTCGGTCGCGGAGTCCGAGGGCCATCTTGTGCACTACAGCGCCAACCGCACCCGGCTGCTGGATGGGCTGCGAGCGATCGGCCTGGACCGGCTGGCGCCCACCGACGGGGCCTTCTACGTGTACGCCGACGTCTCGGAGTTCACCACGGATTCCCTGGGTTTCTGCGAGAAGCTGCTGGCTGATACCGGCGTGGCGATTGCTCCGGGCATCGATTTCGATCCCGTACGCGGTGGTACCTACGTGCGGTTGTCGTTCGCCGGTCCGACCTCCGATATCGACGAGGCGGTGGGCCGGATCGGCGAGTGGCTGCGCTGA
- a CDS encoding acyl-CoA dehydrogenase family protein: MKFDLDDQQRDFAASIDAALGAADLPAAVRAWSTGDTAPGRKVWSTLADLGVTALNVAEEHDGIGAHPVDMVVAGERLGYWCVPGPVAESVAVAPVLLAAGPDGAERSAALAAGGLIATVSAPLQPRAVNADFAGLTLVVDGQVRDGSVGTGHESVDPSRKLFDVTASGPGWDADLERASQFGALITAAQLIGAGQAMLDASVEYAKQRTQFGRVIGSYQAIKHKLADVHIALELARPLVYGAALSLGDRSLDTARDVSAAKAAAAEAGLLAARSALQTHGAIGFTQEHDLGLLLLRAQALRSAWGDPAYHRRRVLEAL, translated from the coding sequence GTGAAGTTCGATCTGGACGATCAGCAGCGCGATTTCGCGGCGAGCATCGACGCGGCGTTGGGCGCGGCCGACCTGCCGGCCGCGGTGCGGGCCTGGTCCACCGGGGACACGGCCCCCGGCCGCAAGGTCTGGTCCACGCTGGCGGACCTCGGCGTCACCGCGCTCAACGTGGCCGAGGAGCACGACGGCATCGGCGCGCACCCGGTGGACATGGTCGTCGCCGGTGAGCGGCTGGGCTACTGGTGTGTGCCCGGGCCCGTCGCCGAATCGGTGGCCGTGGCGCCGGTGCTGCTGGCCGCCGGCCCAGACGGCGCCGAGCGCAGTGCCGCGTTGGCCGCCGGCGGGCTGATCGCCACCGTCAGCGCCCCGCTGCAACCCCGCGCGGTCAATGCCGATTTCGCCGGACTGACCCTGGTGGTCGACGGCCAGGTCCGCGACGGCAGTGTCGGCACCGGCCACGAGTCCGTCGATCCCAGCCGAAAGCTGTTCGATGTCACGGCATCCGGCCCCGGATGGGACGCCGACCTCGAACGCGCATCGCAGTTCGGGGCGTTGATCACGGCCGCCCAACTGATCGGCGCGGGGCAGGCCATGCTCGACGCCTCGGTCGAATACGCCAAGCAGCGCACCCAGTTCGGCCGCGTGATCGGTTCGTATCAGGCCATCAAGCACAAGCTTGCCGACGTGCACATCGCCCTGGAGTTGGCCCGCCCGCTGGTGTACGGCGCGGCGTTGTCGCTCGGCGACCGGAGCCTGGACACCGCCCGCGATGTCAGCGCGGCCAAGGCCGCCGCCGCCGAGGCCGGGCTGCTGGCGGCGCGCTCGGCGCTGCAGACCCACGGCGCCATCGGATTCACTCAGGAGCACGACCTGGGTCTGCTGCTGCTCCGCGCGCAGGCGCTGCGCTCGGCCTGGGGAGATCCCGCGTATCATCGCCGACGCGTACTGGAGGCGCTGTGA
- the hsaA gene encoding 3-hydroxy-9,10-secoandrosta-1,3,5(10)-triene-9,17-dione monooxygenase oxygenase subunit, whose amino-acid sequence MTTIQQRDAQSVLAGIDELLPALRARAQETEDLRRLPDENVKALQEVGFFKLLQPEQWGGLQCDPTVFYEAVRRLASACGSTGWCAGIVGVHNWHLALFDQRAQEEVWGQDTNVRVSSSYAPMGAGTVTEAGDGYIVNGSWNWSSGCDHATWAFLGGPVIKDGRPVDFGSFLIPRTEYEIDDVWHVVGLRGTGSNTVVVKDVFVPRHRFLSYKAMNDGTAGGYATNTAPVYKMPWGTVHPTTISAPIVGMAYGAYDAHVEHQGKRVRAAYAGEKAKDDPFAKIRIAEAASDIDAAWRQLIGNVGDEYALLTEGKEIPFELRARARRDQVRATGRAIASIDRLFEASGATALANDAPVQRFWRDAHAGRVHAANDPERAYLIFGNNEFGLPPADTMV is encoded by the coding sequence GTGACGACCATTCAACAGCGTGACGCGCAGTCGGTCCTAGCCGGCATCGACGAATTGCTGCCCGCCCTGCGTGCGCGCGCCCAGGAGACCGAGGATCTGCGCAGGCTGCCCGACGAGAACGTCAAGGCGCTGCAGGAGGTCGGGTTCTTCAAGTTGCTGCAGCCCGAGCAGTGGGGCGGCCTGCAGTGCGATCCGACGGTCTTCTACGAGGCGGTGCGACGGCTCGCGAGCGCCTGCGGATCGACCGGCTGGTGCGCCGGCATCGTCGGCGTGCACAACTGGCACCTGGCGCTGTTCGACCAGCGGGCTCAGGAAGAGGTCTGGGGCCAGGACACCAACGTGCGCGTGTCGTCGTCGTATGCCCCGATGGGCGCCGGCACCGTGACCGAGGCGGGCGACGGCTACATCGTCAACGGGTCCTGGAACTGGTCCTCGGGTTGCGACCATGCGACCTGGGCCTTCCTCGGCGGACCGGTGATCAAGGACGGCCGCCCCGTGGACTTCGGCAGCTTCTTGATTCCCCGCACCGAGTACGAGATCGACGACGTCTGGCACGTGGTCGGTCTGCGTGGCACCGGCAGCAACACCGTCGTCGTCAAGGACGTGTTCGTGCCGCGGCACCGCTTCCTGTCCTACAAGGCGATGAACGACGGCACCGCCGGCGGTTATGCGACCAACACCGCGCCGGTCTACAAGATGCCTTGGGGCACAGTGCATCCCACCACCATTTCGGCACCGATCGTCGGGATGGCTTACGGCGCCTACGACGCCCACGTCGAGCATCAGGGCAAGCGCGTGCGGGCAGCCTACGCCGGGGAGAAGGCCAAGGACGACCCGTTCGCCAAGATCCGCATCGCCGAGGCCGCCAGCGACATCGACGCCGCCTGGCGACAGCTGATCGGCAACGTCGGCGACGAGTACGCCCTGCTCACCGAGGGCAAGGAGATCCCGTTCGAGTTGCGGGCCCGCGCCCGCCGCGACCAGGTCCGCGCGACCGGTCGCGCAATCGCCTCCATCGACCGCCTGTTCGAGGCCTCGGGAGCCACCGCGTTGGCCAATGACGCGCCCGTGCAACGGTTCTGGCGTGACGCGCACGCCGGCCGGGTGCATGCGGCCAACGACCCGGAGCGGGCCTACCTGATCTTCGGCAACAACGAGTTCGGCCTGCCACCCGCCGACACCATGGTCTGA
- a CDS encoding acyl-CoA dehydrogenase family protein yields the protein MSTTNEERTLLVQTVRDLVAKHAGPEQVRTAMAAEAGFDRKLWTLLCEQVGVAALVVPEEFGGAGGELADAAAVITELGRALVPSPLLGTTLTELALLAADQPDTETLEQLAAGALVGAVALDPDYVLHGDVADVVVGLGADGLSRWTEFTATAHPTMDLTRRLARVQPTRTEPLGVDPGLADTAAILLAAESVGAAARCLELTVEYTKERVQFGRPIGSFQALKHRMADLYVKVQTAGAVVDEAVANPSSTTAALAHIAATEAFVDVAAEAVQMHGGIAITWEHDIQLYFKRAHACAQLLGQPIEYLRSLESEALAAHVTS from the coding sequence GTGAGTACAACCAACGAGGAACGCACGCTGCTGGTCCAGACGGTGCGCGACCTGGTCGCCAAACACGCCGGGCCCGAACAGGTTCGAACCGCCATGGCAGCGGAGGCCGGCTTCGACCGGAAGCTGTGGACGCTGCTGTGCGAACAGGTCGGTGTCGCGGCCCTGGTGGTGCCCGAGGAGTTCGGCGGCGCCGGCGGTGAACTGGCCGACGCCGCGGCGGTCATCACCGAACTGGGCCGCGCCCTGGTGCCGTCGCCGCTGCTGGGCACCACGCTGACCGAACTGGCGCTGCTGGCCGCCGACCAGCCGGATACCGAGACACTCGAACAACTGGCCGCCGGTGCGCTGGTCGGCGCGGTCGCGTTGGACCCCGACTATGTGCTGCACGGCGACGTCGCCGACGTCGTCGTGGGGCTGGGCGCGGACGGGTTGAGCCGGTGGACCGAATTCACCGCCACCGCGCACCCCACGATGGACCTGACGCGCCGGTTGGCCCGGGTGCAGCCGACCAGGACCGAACCGTTGGGCGTCGATCCGGGGCTGGCCGACACCGCCGCGATCCTGCTTGCCGCCGAATCGGTGGGGGCGGCAGCGCGCTGTTTGGAGCTGACCGTCGAGTACACCAAGGAACGGGTGCAGTTCGGTCGGCCGATCGGCAGCTTCCAGGCCCTCAAGCACCGCATGGCCGACCTCTACGTCAAGGTGCAGACCGCCGGCGCGGTCGTCGACGAGGCCGTCGCCAATCCGTCGTCGACCACCGCGGCGCTGGCGCACATCGCCGCCACCGAGGCCTTCGTCGACGTCGCCGCCGAGGCCGTCCAGATGCACGGTGGGATCGCCATCACCTGGGAGCATGACATCCAGCTGTATTTCAAACGCGCCCACGCCTGCGCGCAGTTGCTCGGGCAGCCGATCGAGTACCTGCGCAGCCTGGAATCCGAGGCCTTGGCCGCCCACGTAACCTCGTAA
- a CDS encoding acyl-CoA dehydrogenase family protein — translation MDLQFTEETAAFRVEVRDFLAAHRADFPTESYDTAAGFEQHRRWDKILYDAGLSVITWPQRYGGRDASLLEWVVYEEEYFHAGAPGRASANGISMLAPTLFAHGTEEQLERILPKMASGEEIWAQAWSEPESGSDLASLRSTATKTDGGWKLNGQKIWSSRAPFGEKAFGLFRSDPEAQRHHGLTYFMFDLKADGVTVRPIAQLGGDTGFGEIFLDDVFVPDQDVIGAPHEGWRAAMSTSSNERGMSLRSPARFTAAADRLVQLWKSQPDAGIRDEFGSRVADAWIKAQAYRLQTFGTVTRVAAGGELGAESSVTKVFWSELDVDLHQIALDLRGADGELADNWTDGYLFALGGPIYAGTNEIQRNIIAERLLGLPREAKK, via the coding sequence ATGGATCTTCAGTTCACCGAGGAGACCGCGGCGTTTCGCGTCGAGGTCCGGGATTTCCTGGCGGCTCATCGCGCCGACTTCCCCACCGAGTCCTACGACACCGCAGCAGGATTCGAACAGCACCGCCGCTGGGACAAGATTCTCTACGACGCCGGCTTGTCGGTGATCACCTGGCCGCAACGCTACGGCGGCCGCGACGCCTCGCTGCTGGAATGGGTGGTCTACGAGGAGGAGTACTTCCACGCCGGCGCGCCGGGGCGCGCCAGCGCCAATGGCATCTCGATGCTGGCGCCGACCCTGTTCGCGCACGGCACCGAGGAACAACTCGAGCGCATTCTTCCGAAAATGGCCAGCGGCGAGGAGATCTGGGCGCAGGCCTGGTCGGAGCCCGAATCGGGCAGCGACCTGGCCTCGTTGCGCTCCACCGCGACCAAGACCGATGGCGGCTGGAAGCTGAACGGCCAGAAGATCTGGAGCTCCCGCGCACCCTTCGGCGAGAAGGCCTTCGGGCTGTTCCGGTCCGACCCGGAGGCGCAGCGCCATCACGGCCTGACCTATTTCATGTTCGATCTGAAGGCCGACGGCGTCACGGTGCGGCCCATCGCCCAGCTCGGCGGGGACACCGGATTCGGCGAGATCTTCCTCGACGACGTCTTCGTCCCGGACCAGGACGTCATCGGCGCACCGCACGAGGGCTGGCGGGCCGCGATGAGCACGTCGAGCAACGAGCGCGGCATGTCGCTGCGCAGCCCGGCGCGCTTCACCGCGGCCGCCGACCGGCTGGTGCAGCTGTGGAAGTCCCAGCCCGACGCCGGCATTCGGGACGAGTTCGGCAGCCGGGTGGCCGATGCCTGGATCAAGGCGCAGGCCTACCGGCTGCAAACCTTCGGCACCGTGACCCGGGTTGCCGCCGGCGGTGAGCTGGGCGCGGAATCCTCGGTGACCAAGGTGTTCTGGTCGGAGCTCGACGTCGACCTGCACCAAATCGCACTGGATCTGCGCGGCGCCGACGGCGAGTTGGCCGACAACTGGACCGACGGCTACCTGTTCGCCCTGGGCGGCCCCATCTACGCCGGAACCAACGAGATCCAACGCAACATCATCGCCGAGCGGCTGCTGGGTCTGCCCCGGGAGGCAAAGAAGTGA
- a CDS encoding DUF4344 domain-containing metallopeptidase, with amino-acid sequence MAMAGCAADRAAPAAEPAPVESAEVSAAPVESVESGEMFVVYEDADSAEAVQGRALLTTANLLEALADDVNDMLLLPVDVPVTGQQCDEANAFWSPSEQAMTICYEDAELSNRIFEAAGDEDPVGSTLGAERATFYHELGHAVIDLYDLPFTGREEDVADQLAAVLLLQPDDDGQVDPENIRAAQAYARMFQGYSEQDGGGAENFPFWDVHEYDLARMYNFQCWIYGSDPEGNAHMVDQELVPEDRADSCEGEFDRMSRAWYEMLEPHLRDE; translated from the coding sequence ATGGCGATGGCCGGATGCGCGGCCGACCGGGCCGCGCCGGCCGCCGAACCGGCGCCGGTCGAGTCGGCGGAAGTGTCCGCGGCGCCGGTCGAGTCCGTCGAGTCGGGGGAGATGTTCGTCGTCTATGAGGACGCCGACTCCGCCGAGGCGGTGCAGGGCCGTGCGTTGCTCACGACGGCGAACCTGCTCGAGGCCCTGGCCGACGATGTCAACGACATGCTGCTGTTGCCCGTGGATGTGCCGGTGACCGGGCAGCAGTGCGACGAGGCCAATGCGTTCTGGAGCCCGAGCGAGCAGGCGATGACGATCTGCTACGAAGACGCCGAGTTGAGCAACCGCATCTTCGAAGCGGCCGGCGACGAGGATCCCGTCGGGTCCACGCTCGGTGCCGAGCGCGCCACGTTCTACCACGAACTCGGTCACGCGGTGATCGATCTCTACGACCTGCCGTTCACCGGGCGGGAGGAGGACGTCGCCGACCAACTCGCGGCGGTGTTGCTGCTGCAGCCCGACGATGACGGGCAGGTCGACCCGGAGAACATCCGTGCGGCGCAGGCCTACGCCAGGATGTTCCAGGGGTACAGCGAGCAGGACGGCGGCGGCGCCGAGAACTTCCCGTTCTGGGATGTCCATGAGTACGACCTGGCGCGGATGTACAACTTCCAGTGCTGGATCTATGGCTCAGACCCCGAGGGCAACGCCCACATGGTCGATCAGGAGCTGGTGCCCGAGGATCGTGCCGACTCCTGCGAAGGCGAGTTCGACCGGATGTCGCGGGCCTGGTACGAGATGCTGGAACCACACCTGCGCGACGAGTAG
- a CDS encoding ferredoxin--NADP reductase, whose translation MTDEPLGSHVLELQVVDVITETEDARSLVLRVPDGPGAVEIPAERLRYAPGQFLTLRVPSDRTGSVARCYSLCSSPFTDDDLTVTVKRTVDGYASNWLCDNAHAGMRIHVLAPSGTFVPKSLDGDFLLLAAGSGITPMMAICKSVLSQGSGQVTLVYANRDEKSVIFAAALRELAAEYPDRLTVVHWLESVQGLPGAPALAHLAAPYTTRQVFICGPGPFMAAAQDALNTLEVPGDQVHVEVFKSLDSDPFAKVVIDSGADDDQPPATAVVTLDGQTHELSWPRSAKLLDVLLDKGLDAPFSCREGHCGACAVLLKEGAVDMDVNDVLEQSDLDEGLILGCQARPKSDSVEVTYDE comes from the coding sequence GTGACCGACGAGCCGCTCGGCAGCCACGTGCTGGAACTGCAGGTGGTCGATGTCATCACGGAGACCGAGGACGCGCGCTCGCTGGTCTTGCGGGTCCCGGACGGTCCGGGCGCCGTCGAGATCCCCGCCGAGCGGCTGCGCTACGCGCCCGGACAGTTCCTCACGCTGCGGGTGCCCAGCGATCGAACCGGGTCGGTGGCCCGTTGCTATTCGCTGTGCAGCTCGCCGTTCACCGACGACGACCTGACGGTGACGGTCAAGCGCACCGTCGACGGCTACGCATCGAACTGGCTCTGCGATAACGCCCATGCCGGCATGCGCATCCATGTGTTGGCCCCGTCGGGCACCTTCGTGCCCAAGTCACTGGACGGCGACTTCCTGTTGCTGGCCGCCGGTAGCGGCATCACGCCGATGATGGCGATCTGCAAGTCGGTGCTGTCGCAGGGGTCCGGCCAGGTGACGCTGGTCTACGCCAACCGGGACGAGAAGTCGGTGATCTTCGCCGCCGCACTGCGCGAACTCGCCGCCGAATACCCCGACCGGTTGACGGTGGTGCACTGGCTGGAGTCGGTCCAGGGCCTGCCCGGTGCGCCGGCCCTGGCCCACTTGGCCGCCCCGTATACGACGCGGCAGGTCTTCATCTGCGGGCCCGGACCGTTCATGGCGGCCGCCCAAGACGCGCTCAATACGCTCGAGGTGCCCGGCGACCAGGTGCACGTCGAGGTGTTCAAGTCGCTGGACAGCGATCCGTTCGCCAAAGTCGTCATCGACAGCGGCGCCGACGATGACCAACCGCCGGCGACCGCGGTGGTGACCCTGGACGGGCAGACCCACGAGCTCAGCTGGCCCCGTTCGGCCAAGCTGCTCGACGTGCTTCTCGACAAGGGGTTGGATGCCCCGTTCTCCTGCCGCGAGGGCCATTGCGGCGCCTGCGCGGTGCTGCTGAAGGAGGGCGCAGTCGACATGGACGTCAACGACGTCCTGGAGCAATCGGATCTCGACGAAGGGCTGATCCTGGGTTGCCAGGCGCGTCCGAAGTCCGATTCGGTCGAAGTCACCTACGACGAATAG
- the hsaB gene encoding 3-hydroxy-9,10-secoandrosta-1,3,5(10)-triene-9,17-dione monooxygenase reductase subunit, translating into MAGAEIDPRAFRNALGQFCTGVTIITTVHEDAPIGFACQSFAALSLDPPLVLFCPTKVSRSWTAIEASGRFCVNILHEKQKDVSARFGSREPDKFAGIDWSPSPLGAPMIKGALAHLDCTVASVHEGGDHFVVFGAVHSLSEESKKKPRPLLFYRGQYTGIEPDKNTPADWRNDLEAFITATTADTWL; encoded by the coding sequence ATGGCCGGTGCCGAGATCGATCCGAGGGCGTTCCGCAACGCCCTCGGCCAGTTCTGCACTGGAGTCACGATCATCACGACGGTGCACGAGGACGCGCCGATCGGATTCGCGTGCCAGTCGTTCGCGGCACTGTCGTTGGACCCGCCGTTGGTCCTGTTCTGTCCCACCAAGGTTTCGCGGTCCTGGACGGCGATCGAGGCCAGCGGGCGGTTTTGCGTCAACATCCTGCACGAGAAGCAGAAGGACGTCTCGGCGCGGTTCGGATCCCGTGAGCCCGACAAGTTCGCCGGTATCGACTGGAGTCCGTCCCCGCTGGGTGCACCGATGATCAAGGGCGCGTTGGCACACCTCGATTGCACGGTGGCTTCGGTGCACGAGGGCGGCGATCATTTTGTCGTCTTCGGTGCGGTGCATTCGTTGTCCGAGGAGTCGAAGAAGAAGCCGCGGCCGCTGCTGTTCTACCGCGGTCAGTACACCGGGATCGAACCGGACAAGAACACCCCGGCCGATTGGCGCAACGACCTGGAGGCGTTCATCACCGCCACCACGGCCGACACCTGGCTGTAA
- the hsaC gene encoding iron-dependent extradiol dioxygenase HsaC yields the protein MSIRSLGYLRIEATDMAAWREYGLKVLGMVEGTGSTEGALYLRMDEFPARLVIVPGEHDRLLQSGWEVANAAGLQEIRQRLDVEGTPYKEATAVELADRRVDEMITFDDPSGNTLEVFHGVALEHRRVVSPYGHKFVTEEQGLGHVVLTTRDDMESLHFYRDVLGFKLRDSMRLPPQLVGRPADGDPAWLRFFGVNPRHHSLAFMPGETPSGIVHLMMEVEGSDDVGLCLDRALRRKVPMSATLGRHVNDKMLSFYMKTPGGFDVEFGCEGLEVEDDDAWVARESTAVSLWGHDFSIGFK from the coding sequence ATGAGCATCCGTTCGCTGGGGTATCTGCGCATCGAGGCCACCGACATGGCGGCCTGGCGCGAGTACGGACTCAAGGTGCTGGGCATGGTCGAGGGGACCGGCAGCACCGAGGGTGCGTTGTATCTGCGGATGGACGAGTTCCCCGCGCGTCTGGTGATCGTGCCGGGTGAGCACGACCGGTTGCTGCAGTCCGGCTGGGAGGTCGCCAACGCCGCAGGGCTGCAGGAGATCCGGCAGCGCCTGGACGTGGAGGGCACGCCCTACAAGGAAGCCACCGCCGTCGAGCTCGCCGATCGGCGGGTCGATGAGATGATCACGTTCGACGACCCCTCCGGCAATACGCTCGAGGTGTTCCACGGCGTGGCGCTCGAACATCGCCGGGTGGTCAGCCCGTACGGACACAAGTTCGTCACCGAGGAACAGGGCCTGGGGCACGTGGTCCTGACCACCCGCGACGACATGGAATCGCTGCACTTCTACCGCGACGTGCTGGGATTCAAACTGCGCGACTCGATGCGGCTACCGCCGCAGTTGGTGGGTCGGCCCGCCGACGGTGATCCGGCGTGGCTGCGGTTCTTCGGCGTCAACCCGCGTCATCACAGCCTGGCGTTCATGCCCGGCGAGACCCCCAGCGGCATCGTCCACCTCATGATGGAGGTGGAGGGCAGCGACGACGTGGGACTGTGCCTGGATCGCGCGTTGCGTCGCAAGGTGCCGATGTCGGCGACGCTGGGCCGGCACGTCAACGACAAGATGCTGTCGTTCTATATGAAGACCCCAGGCGGGTTCGACGTCGAATTCGGTTGCGAAGGGCTCGAAGTCGAGGACGATGACGCTTGGGTCGCCCGGGAGAGCACCGCCGTCAGCCTGTGGGGCCACGACTTCAGCATCGGGTTCAAGTAA
- the hsaD gene encoding 4,5:9,10-diseco-3-hydroxy-5,9,17-trioxoandrosta-1(10),2-diene-4-oate hydrolase has protein sequence MTEFATEAAQQHEITFESTSRFAQVRPDMRLHYHEAGDPSAPPVVLLHGGGPGASSWSNFSRNIAVLARQFRVLAVDQPGYGHSDKHTEHEQYNRYSATALLNLFDQLGIERAPLVGNSLGGGTAVRFALDNPKRAGRLVLMGPGGLSTNLFAPDPTEGVKLLGKFTVEPTRENLEKFLRIMVYDQKLITPELIDERFAIASAPDSLAAAKAMGKSFAGADYELGMMWRDVYKLRQPVLLIWGREDRVNPLDGALVAVKQIPRVQLHVFGQCGHWAQLEKFDEFNKLTIDFLGGT, from the coding sequence ATGACGGAATTCGCCACCGAAGCTGCCCAGCAGCACGAGATCACCTTCGAGTCCACATCCCGGTTCGCCCAGGTGCGACCGGACATGCGGTTGCACTACCACGAGGCCGGCGATCCGTCGGCGCCGCCGGTGGTGCTGCTGCACGGCGGCGGACCCGGCGCGTCGAGCTGGTCGAACTTCAGCCGCAACATCGCGGTGCTGGCCCGCCAGTTCCGGGTGCTCGCCGTCGACCAGCCCGGCTATGGGCATTCCGACAAGCACACCGAACACGAGCAGTACAACCGCTACAGCGCCACCGCGCTGCTCAACCTGTTCGACCAGCTCGGGATCGAACGGGCGCCGCTGGTGGGCAATTCGTTGGGCGGCGGCACCGCAGTGCGGTTTGCGCTGGACAATCCCAAGCGCGCCGGCCGGCTGGTGCTGATGGGTCCGGGCGGACTGTCCACGAACCTGTTCGCGCCGGACCCCACCGAGGGGGTGAAGCTGCTGGGCAAGTTCACCGTGGAACCCACCCGGGAGAACCTCGAAAAGTTCCTCCGGATCATGGTCTACGACCAGAAGCTGATCACCCCGGAGCTCATCGACGAACGGTTCGCGATCGCCAGCGCCCCGGATTCGCTGGCCGCCGCCAAGGCCATGGGGAAGTCCTTCGCCGGGGCCGACTACGAGCTCGGGATGATGTGGCGCGATGTCTACAAGCTGCGCCAACCAGTGTTGCTGATCTGGGGTCGCGAGGATCGGGTCAACCCGCTCGACGGCGCGTTGGTCGCGGTCAAGCAGATTCCGCGGGTACAACTGCACGTTTTCGGGCAATGTGGACATTGGGCGCAGTTGGAGAAGTTCGATGAGTTCAACAAGCTCACGATCGATTTTCTGGGAGGTACCTGA